A part of Rhinoderma darwinii isolate aRhiDar2 chromosome 1, aRhiDar2.hap1, whole genome shotgun sequence genomic DNA contains:
- the LOC142650586 gene encoding uncharacterized protein LOC142650586 encodes MTSSTFAFDSTTTANILAQVTNSGDFLRIPPQELRTRDYEKELRKYTSYDLHRTTLAEYHRLERIPRGLRSHLRPTLFSDDEEYCQQFQRILNKCSLDLILLTISHLQTRISESDIKIKALENQLSATLSPSEWENLKTRTDIAINDFSKTIQLRKRDKFQRDATDYDNNRVYRWNESSTYANSWRQPRQQTENFSSSGSDSSIGRRPPRFLGNRRGRNGPPGGRGGDGRGRDTNIQTRSQTR; translated from the exons ATGACGTCATCAACTTTTGCCTTCGATTCCACTACCACGGCCAATATTTTGGCACAAGTCACCAACTCAGGAGACTTTTTGAGAATTCCTCCGCAGGAACTACGTACACGAGACTACGAAAAGGAACTACGAAAATATACCTCCTATGACCTGCATCGCACAACTCTGGCGGAATATCATAGATTGGAGAGAATACCACGTGGCCTCAGGAGTCACCTTCGACCAACCCTCTTTTCTGACGATGAAGAATACTGTCAACAATTCCAGAGGATCTTAAACAAATGCTCACTGGATTTGATTCTACTTACTATTTCTCATCTACAAACCAGAATTTCAGAATCCGATATTAAAATCAAGGCTTTGGAAAATCAACTATCAGCAACTCTAAGCCCCAGTGAATGGGAGAATCTGAAAACACGTACCGACATTGCCATCAACGACTTTTCTAAGACCATACAACTAAGAAAACGCGATAAATTCCAGAGGGACGCAACGGATTACGATAACAACAGGGTTTACCGATGGAACGAGTCGTCAACTTACGCAAATtcatggcgccaaccacgacaaCAAACAGAAAATTTCTCCAGTTCTGGCAGCGACTCCTCTATTGGTCGACGTCCTCCACGTTTTTTAGGCAATCGGAGAGGCCGAAACGGACCACCAGGCGGGCGGGGAGGAGATGGACGAGGTCGAGACACCAACATACAGACGAGGTCCCAG ACACGCTAG